From the genome of Salvelinus sp. IW2-2015 unplaced genomic scaffold, ASM291031v2 Un_scaffold3033, whole genome shotgun sequence:
gacatcaaaactatgaaataacacatatggaaacatgtagtaaccaaaaaagtgttaaacaaatcaaaatatattttatatttgaggttctcaaagtagccaccctttgtcttgataacagctttacacactcttggcattctctcaaccagcttcatgaggtagtcacctggaatgcatttcaattaacaggtgtgccttgttaaaagttaaattgtggaatttctttccttcttaatgtgtttgagccaatcagttgtgttgtgacaaggtaggggtggtacacagaagatagccctatttggtaaaataccaagtccatattatggaaagaacagctcaaataagcaaagagaaataacaatccatcattactttaagacatgaaagtcagtcaatctagaacatttcaacaacactttcttcaagtgcagtcacaaaaaccatcaagcgctatgatgaaactgtctctcatgaggaccgccacaggaaaggaagacctagttacctctgctgcagaggataagttcattagagttaccagcctcagaaattgcagcccaaataaatgcttcagagttcaagtaacagacacatctcaacaccaactgttcagaggagactgcgtgaatcaggcctttatggtcaaattgctgcaaagaaatcactactaaaggacaccaatgagaagaagagacttgcttgggccaagaaacaccagcagaccggtggaaatctgccctttggtctgatgagttcaaatctgagatttttggttctaaccgccgtgtctttgtgagacgcagagtaggtgacttgatgatctccgcatgtttggttcccacagtgaagcatggaggaggtgtgatggtggtttgctggtgacactgtcagtgatttatttagaattcaaggcacacttaaccagcatggccaccacagcattctgcagtgatacgccatcccatctggtttacgcttagtgggactatcatttgtttatcaacaggacaatgacccaacacacatccagactgtgtaagggatatttgcccaagaaggagagtgatggagtgctgcatcagatgacttggcctccacaatttACAACCTCAACCCAAGAAAATAAAATCTCTTgaatgtaggtgtgtccaaacttttgactgcacATATATagtgaaccaaaatataaacgcaacatgcaacaatttcaaagatgataaagttacagttcatataaagaaatcagtcaattgaaataaactcattaggccctaatctatggatttcacaactgggaatacaaatctgcatctgttggtcacagataccttaaaaaaaggtaggggcgtggatcagaaaaccaatatTGAGCCTACATGGGGCGTGCCATGATCATGCTGGAAACATGAAGGTGATGTGGCGGATTAAattgcatgacaatgggcctcaggatctcgtcacagtatctgtgtgcattcaaattgtcatctataaaatgcaattgtttttgtctgtagcttatgcctgcccataaccccatcgccacaatggaagcactctgttcacaatgttgacatcagctaacgctcgcccacacaacgccatacaactTGGTCTGtgagttgtgaggccggttggatgtactgtaaAGTTCTCttaaacaacattggaggcgacttatggtagagaaattaacattcaattatctggcaacatctctggtgtacattcctgcagtcagcatgccaattgcacactccctgacATCTGGCATtgtgtgtgacaaaaccgcacattttagagATCTGTTTAtgtgtcctcagcacaaggtgcacctatgaaatgacatgctgtttaatagcttcttgatttgccacacacatcaggtggatggatttaacTTGGCAAAGGAAATGCTCACAACAGCaacataaacaaatttgtgcacaaaaatatgaaaacaagctttttgtgcatattaacatttctgggatcttttatttcagctccatGAAACTTGgagccaacactttacatgttgcgtttgtatgtTTGTTTCAGTGTAGTATAAAAACATGTGCTTAGCCATGAATGAGGAtagtggttgtccacctagcatTTAAGATGCATTGCACctactgtaagtcgcttggataagtgtctgctaaatgactaaaatgtaaatgtcatatttgagCCCTGCATGTAAAATTGGCAATTTTGAAAATGCACAAATGTTTTAGTGAAGTTATGCTTGAATATAAGAAAAAACTAAGTGCATAGAGTTACCAGAATGCAGGATAGAGGGTAACAGATGTCATATTTAATGTCAAACATATCACTTGTCATTCAATATTTCAAGCAAAGCAAAACCTAATTAGAAGtgaaaacaaaatacacaatTAACCATCTAAAATGTTGGATTCATATTCTGAAAAATCAAATAAGAAATACAGCTCTTTATTCTACTTAACTTATATCTAATTTCCCCTCACAAAAATAATGAACGCTTGTTTTTTTATAATGTAAACACTATCCACAATTCAAAACATATGGTACAGAAAAAGCAACTTAATTTGACATAATCAACATAATTCTGTCTTGAAAGGCATGGTGGGGTGTGGATTTCCAATTTTTCCTCCGTGGCAGATAGTTAGGTAGTCTCTTCCTCACTCCCGATGGACCAGGACAAACAGACCCAGCAGGAAGAGAACAGCGTACTGGGAAGGGGAAGAACAAAATATTAGTATCCCTGTTCCGAGGATCTGAAACCAACAGCTTTCTGTCTGCCAGTTGCTCTCCCACTGTTTAGTGTCTGGCTGCTGGTCAGGCTCTCTAACCTTTAGAGTACCTGCATCACGCTCCTAATAAGGCTGAATTTAGTAAACAATTCATAAAACTTTAGGTGATATTCCTTCTAGTGATGACGATGTAAAATATCTTACCTTGAATTTGGGATAGTCGTTCATCAGAATGGTAACGATTCCGATGTATGGTACAAACCTGGAGACAAAATTGACATTCAACATCAGATGACATGTTCATGACAATGTCATGACGCTGTTATGATGTACAATTCAAGTAAATTATTACCTAACATTACATCTTCAATAGTtaaaaacagtggtggaaaaagtactcaattgtcgtacttgagtaaaagtaaagataccgtaGAAAAtgaaagtaaaagtcacccagtaaaatactacttgagtaaaagtatttggttttaaatatatttaagtatcaaaagtaaatggaattgctaaaatgtacttaagtatcaaaagtcaaagcataaatcctttcaaattccttatattaagcaaatcagacagcAACATTTTCGatatacggatagccaggggcacactccaacactcagacataatttacaaatgaagcagtCTGAGAtgtccatacccaactacaacatttaccgtcaagatagaactgccaaagggggaggagttgcaatatactgcagagatagcttgcaaagttctgtcatacttttcaggtctatgcccaaacagttcgagcttctaatttaaaaaatgaatctctccagaaataagtctcttgCCGGTGccgctgttatagacccccctcagctcccagctgtgccctggacaccatatgtgaattgattgccccYcatctatcttcagagttcgttcagttaggtgacctaaactgggatatgcttaataccccggcagtcctacaatctaagcttgatgccctcaatctcacacaaattatcaaggaacccaccaggtacaaccctaaatctgtaaacgtGGGCACcgtcatagatattatcctgactaACTtaacctccaaatacacctctgctgttttcaatcaggatctcagcgatcactgcctcattgcctgcatccgctatgggtacGACCACTTCTCATCACCTTtctaaatcgacctggcccgggtatcctggaaggatattgacctcatcccgtcagtcgaggatgcctcgTCGTTCTTAAAAAGTaaattcctcaccatcttaaataagcattcccctttcaaaaaaaaatgtagaactaagaacagatatagcccttggttcactccagacctgactgcccttgaccagcacaaaaacatcctgtggcggactgcaatagcatcgaatagtacCCGCGATAAGCAACTTTTCAggtaagtcaggaaccaatacacgcagtcagtcaggaaagcaaaggctagcattTTCagacagaaatttgcatcctgtagctctaactccaaaaagtttagggacactaaagtccatggagaacaagagcacctcctcccagctgcccactgctctgaggctaggtaacacggtcaccaccgataaatccacgataatcgaaaatttcaataagaatttctctacggctggccaagcTTTCCCAGCCCCGGCTAACCGCTCCGTCCACCCCGCATctacttgcccaaacctccccagcttctccttcacccaaatctagattgcagatgttctgaaggagctgcaaaacctggacccatacaaatcagctgggctagactaTCTGCCactattgttgcaacccctattacccgtctgttcaacctctcttttgcaTCGTCCGAGATCATGCCgtggtcatcctcctcttcaaagggggtgacactctatacccaaactgttatagacctatatccatcctgccctgcctctctaaagtcttcgaaagccaagttaataaacagatcactgaccatttcgaatcccaccgtaccttctccgctgtgcaatccggtttccgaggtAGTCACGGGTACACCTCARccacgctcaaggtactaaacgatatcataaccgccatcgataaaagacagtattgtgcagccgtcttcatcaacctggccaaggctttcgactctgtcaatcaccgtattcttatcggcagactcaatagccttggtttctcaaatgactgcctcgcctggttcaccaactacttcgcagacagagttcagtgtgtcaaatcggagggcctgttgtccggacctctggcagtctctatgggggtaccacagggttcaattctcagccgactcttttctctgtatatatcaatgatatcgctcttgctgcgggtgattccctgatccacctctacgcagacgacaccattctgtatacatctggcccttctttggacactgtgctaactaacctccaaacgaacctcaatgccatacaactctccttccgtggcctccaactgcttttaaacgcCAGTaacaccaaatgcatgcttttcaaccgtttgctgcctgcacccgtccgcccgactagcatcactaccctggacggttatGACCTAGAATAtgaggacaactacaaatacctaggtgtctggctagactgtaaactctccttccagactcatattaaatatctccaatccaaaatcaaatctagaatcggcgttctatttcgcaaacaaagcctccttcactcacgccgccaaacttaccctagtaaaactgactatcctaccgatcctcgacttcagcgatgtcatctacaaaatagcttccaatactctacacaggcaaactggatgcagtctatcacagtgccatccattttgttaccaaagcgccttataccacccaccacagcgacctgtatgctctagtcggctggccctcgctacatattcgtcgccatacccactggctccaggtcatctacaagtctatgctaggtaaagctctgccttatctcagctcactggtcacgataacaacacccacccgtagcactcgctccagcaagtatatctaactggtcatccccaaagccaacacctgctttggccgcctttccttccagttctctgctgccagtgactggaacgaattgcaaaaaaatcaatgaagctggagacttatatttcgctcaccaactatctgagcagctaaccgatcgctgcacatactccatctgtaaatagcacacccaatctacctacctcatccccatattgtttttatttacttttttgcacaccagtatctctacttgtacatcatcatctgctcatttatcactccagtgttaatctgctaaattgtaattatttcgctactatggcctatttattgcctacctcctcacaccatttgcacacactgtatatagactttcttttttctattgtgttattgactgtacgcttgtttattccatgtgtaactgtgttgttgtttgtgtcgcactgctttgctttatcttggccaggtcgcagttgtaaatgagaatttgttctcaactagcctacctggttaaataaaggtgaaataaaaaataaaataaaaatgtagtgaagtaaaagttcaacaaaaacataaatagtaaagcCAACTTTAAAGTATGTTCACACCTGGTTAAATACTTGAGAAGGGttaaagcaaaaacaaaacaaatcccGTGACGGAAACTTGTCTGGCGCCAAGTTAACCGGCCCTTTCATGTCAGAAAGTCATGGCCATCATGCTTTCAGGGAAAGAGGATAATTGTGTACATGTATTAGACCTAAACTGCGAGTTTGACCAATTCCAGTCCCCTTCCTTAGAGGGTCCGGGGTCCACCCTGGGATAATTTGTAAGTAGAAGACTGAGAagctcagttctggtgactttttaaagggacattctactccaaaatgaaaGTAAAATTACGCTGAAACCATTCCAAATAAATTACCACCTCCAgaaatttgtccaataaaatattGGTAAAATCATATTGGACCATgcatatagcctatgcatggtctATATCAGATATGCTATAAGCAAtatcacctgtagcccaactgatgcagcatagtaACTATAAAATGTACATGGACAAACTCCATGCTTCAGCCTATCTGCATTTACCCATTGGACACAACATCCTGATTGTTATTAATAACTAtacttttattatatatatactgtatatcaattaATTATTATTCACTCTAaagatttgatatttttggtttctATTACAaactgtcattgtccatttaagaCACCGTTGCCCCTTTTAGAGCTGTTGCATATTGATTCAAAGTCTTTTCGGTCAGCCGGATCATTTGGCTCCTTTCACCTAAAAGAGCTTctcatttggctcccaaacggctcctCATCAGTAGTGCTTAGAAATGTACATAAAACCATGAAAAATGGTCAACCCCTAATTTAAAGCCTAAAATGTTACCTACCATTATGTTAGATCGTGAAATTtgagttcaaatacatttttaccagACCAAATTATTAGATGGCTTGSaaaaataaaaaataaaataagaccaaaaaaagcaCTGAAAAAAAGTGCGTAGTGCAGAATGAGGGTCTCTCCTCACAGTATGGTTCCTGCACTGAGGAATTACCATCTTCagagaatattttttataatttatctgcagatagTCGATGTCTGGAGATCAAAAAGCAGCAGTATGCACATCAGGGAGTCAAATAAACTGGGTGGAAAAAATGGCAAAAAATAACCTAATCCTTTAAAAAAAGCAGTTTGTTCGCAAACTACCCATCACTACTTTGCGCAGAAGTGCCTAAACCATGCTCTGTTGTAACCAGAGCATTTCTAAAATAATGCCACTCGCATAATTGAAGGAGTAGAGAAATAAACGTGGTAGCAATGGAAAACTGGGATCCTcctcttaaaaaaaagaaaaaggccaAACccactttcaaaatacatttgccaaaactgCTCTCGCAACTTGAATGTGCCTCGAgtgtagggatgtgacaaatggaaaaAATGTCTTAACTTTTAAACTGCCATTTTCATCTGAACATCCGCAACAGTATGTCAGTTCAGTACACACAGCGTAACAGAGAAAATAACATATTTGATAATACATTTATTTGGGAAAATATTACTTCATATTAGGTTATGTGATCTCCAAATcagcccccccccaccacccttcCCCGAGATTTTTATTGCGGATCTACACGATCTCAAATCCGTCACTGTGATGGAGAAATTTAAACCATGCTTGAGCCCTTCCACTACTACAGGCTAGATGAGCGCAGACTCAAGTTCAGTTTAATTTTGCACTAAATAATATCTCAAGGGAAATGGTATCATATAGATCCAGTGAAGTGAAGCATGWGACTGAAGTCATACAGCAGACTAAGCCTAGTATCACTCTGGTGGAATKAGATAAATGCTCACCCTCTGGCTCGTCCCACCACGTCTTTCTTCTCTAGCCAGTGCTGTCCCGGCTTGTACAGCCCTCTGTCATCTACAGAGTTGTTGTCACCTTTGGTCAGGAACTTGATTTCGCCATTTTCCCTGGAGATAATCAACATTTAGATTTAGTTTGGATGTCATACATCGATTTCCTGGCCCCAGAGCAGCTTATAAAGTTGCTTTGACAATGACATTTATTCAGTTACCCagcatattaaaaaaaaaacatatacaaggTAAGAAATATTACAGAATATTTAGAGCCTAGTTTGAGTGTTATGTAGCAATACAACATTTTGGGGGGAAGTAGGCCTTCTTAAACTTGTAACAAACAAAGAGAACTATCCCGAGAGAGAACTAGCGCATTTCAATAACTACAGAAACATCATAGACCAACTTTTCATGAATCTTTAGTACTCTGTGTACTATGGGGATCTCTCTGCCCTCTATCCTGAAGACCACAATCTCTCCGACTCTGATGGGGTCCTCGACCCGGTTTGTCAGGAACAGAAGGTCTCCTCGATGGAAAGCAGGCTCCATACTTCCACTGAAACCAAGGACATGTTACAGTCAAGGATAGACAGGTTACTTAAAATTAGCAGATGCGCTTCAGACAAACAGTAGGTATGTTGGTGCTACACTTTGGTTGTGAAAGTGGGCAAATCTCCCCTTACTATGTAAAGCGCTTTGAGTCTATTGAAAAGCACCCTATCTACATAAATCCAACACCAATGCTTTACCTGAGGACGACAACAATAGGGCTCTCGCTGCCTGTCACGACCATCAGTCCTTTCCAGATCATCAGGGCTGAGGACACTATCATACCAAAATTCAGCACCTGGTAGTAGAGCTGAAAACAAATAAGACAGGTTGTCAGGTTGAGACGAGGATAAGCTAGTGTTCGCTTATAACAACTATATCTACCAACAGCTGGTCCTGGGGACTAAcaaggtgtgcaggcttttgtcccAAACCAATACTAATACATATGTTTCAGTTAATAAAGTGTTTGGTGATCAGCAGAATCTAGTAGAAACTAGTAACTTAGGTTGGAATAAAAGTCTGCACACTTTGTAGGTCCTCAGCACCAGGTTTGAAGAAGACTGAAGTAACACCATATTTAGGCAGAGGGGAAATTGTACTGGCTAAAGCTACATTGCTTTTGCAAGGTTGCTAGCTAGTTATTTTGATAACCCAGTTTATCATGCATGTTCAATAGGCGATGTAACGTATTAAACTAGCTGGGTAATTGTCTTTGTACATGATTAAGACAACACGGAAAGCTGGGTGCTAGTTAGCATAGACGACTTGACATTTTAAGCAACGTGTTATTAACCAGCCGGCTAATGTTGCTATCataactaggtagctagctaactagcctcgGAAGAATCCGTCACGTTCACACATCAAAAACAATATTACCGTACATACCTGGCGCTTATTCATCCGCCGCACATCATCAAGGAAATCTAAAGACAACATCGTCCCGGTATTGAGTTTATAAAATTacctaaattaaataaaaaccagTGATCGATACATAAAAAGCGAACATATGGATGAACGTCCGAGAAACTTGCATCCAAATCTTCCGGGTACACTCAGCCGGAAGTTCCGCCCACATTCAAAATATTTTGTCGAGGTGTCGCTTCTCGATACGGGGGCTGGCAGACAGAAGGTTTGGATATGCAAATTTTAAGAGCTTTCATTTACTTATGTAGTGAACACCCGATTCAATTACAATCAGTCGATCTAATCGACAACTATCATTAGAAATCAAGCGAGATGAATCAGACAGTGGGGCGCCGCCTGCAATGAAAGTATGAAAACTCTAAAAGCATAAAAAACTATGAGgtctgaaatataacaaaacaagaTAGAACTTTCTACAGGCTGGCACACGTTATTATAACATTCACCAGAGAGACAATCACTAGGAAGAtgtatgctatgtattggccaatgagaggctttgaagccactagCCTGCCATATTGTAAGATACAATTAAATCCACCAGCACAGAGAGAAAACTCTTCACTAGTGACCTAAAGAGAGAATACCCTTATCCAGTGACCTACAGAGAGAAAACCCTACTCCAGTGAACTACTGACAGGTCCCATCATCTCTCTCTGACTGAGCAGGGTTTCTGTCACAGGACAGAGGGAGTGAGGCAGGGTAGTAGAGGAAAGCCAAGGGTAGGAGGAACAGCCAGAAACATTGCACCGCTTATAgctatactgaagaaaaatataaacacaacatgtgacaatttcaacgattttactgagttacagttgatataaggaaatcggtcaattgaaatcaattcattaggacttaatctatggatttcacatgactgggcatagacccacccactgaggagccaggcccagccaatcagaatgggttTTTCCCCATactagggctttattacagacagaaaaactcctcagtttcatcagctgtctgcgtggctggtctcagacgatcccgctggtgaagaagccggatgtggaggtcctgggctggcatgattACACgttgtctgtggttgtg
Proteins encoded in this window:
- the LOC112075213 gene encoding signal peptidase complex catalytic subunit SEC11A — encoded protein: MLSLDFLDDVRRMNKRQLYYQVLNFGMIVSSALMIWKGLMVVTGSESPIVVVLSGSMEPAFHRGDLLFLTNRVEDPIRVGEIVVFRIEGREIPIVHRVLKIHEKENGEIKFLTKGDNNSVDDRGLYKPGQHWLEKKDVVGRARGFVPYIGIVTILMNDYPKFKYAVLFLLGLFVLVHRE